The Tolypothrix sp. PCC 7910 genome includes the window AAATTGCTGATTGCACTGCTCTTTCAATTTTTTCACCGCTTACACCTGCTTGTTTGTAGATGTCACTGAGGACTACATTTAAATCTTCAGTTCCTTTGATAGCAGCTAACATTTGCTCTCTTACTTGTGGGGCGAATTCGCTAATTTTCGCCCCGTCATTACCCATTTGTCCTATTAACTTCAGGGCTGATTTATCACCTGTTAACGCTCTAACTACTAAGTTAGTAGATGCGTTGAATTTAGTTTTTAACTGGTGTTCCAGGTGGCGTGATTTGGAAGTTACCTGATTCTTGAGCTTCATTGAATTTTTCACAGCGATACTCTTTTTCTGGGGTAAAGATTTTATGGCAGTGGTAAGACATTGTTCTTACATATTGCTCAATAGCTGATTTGCGTTTGAGATATTGCTGATATTGCTGATGTTCTTTTATTGGCAGATACACCCAGTTATGTAAGGGGAAAATCACAGCAGCCAGCGTACCCAAACTAACAGCAATTCTTGAGAAATAGTCCATTCTGCAATAGCGAATCATTAAGCATTCAAGCAGCGTTAGTTCATCGCTATTGAGCCGCGTTGAGTCGGGTGAGAATTGAGAATTGGGTGCTTTTAATGTTCTGGCGGATACCTCCCATATCCGCTTTGATGTCCCCTGAGAAGTTGTTAACTTTTTGGTTCAATCTAAATGCTCTAGTGTTTACGTGTTGTCTCAAGTCTTGGGCGTTAGCTTCAAATGATTGCTCGATGGCATCAAATTTATGATCCACGTAGCTTTTAATTGCAGATGTTACATTGCTGAGGAATTGGCTGTAGTCGCTAAATGTATCGTCAACTTCTTCTGCGATGCTCAATGTTTCTTGTTCGGTTAATTCAAAGCCCAGGGCTGATGATTGGGATGTGATAATTGATGCTTATCTTCACTAGTTACAGTGATACCGTTAATCTCTGGTTCTGCAATTGCAAGTTGATGAGATTCAAGCTCAGGTTGTGCAGCTAGAGTTTGTATTGGCAATGTTTCTTCAATGGATTCATCAGCAACAGATAATTGGCTGGTTGCTTTGGTTTTGAGATATTCAACGGCTTGGCTTAATTGCTGTTTGGTGGGATTGTTTAGGTCATTGCACTCTACAGCGATAGCTGCACTTGTGTAATCTTCTTTGGTGAATCCTTGATAACCCTGTTTGTATAAGCGAGCGCGGACGTTATTAGTAAACTTGTCAGACATGGTGATTAGTCCTTATTTGGTTAGTGCTAAAACTTCGATGGTTGCGGATTTCATTAGTTGCGTTGGTTGCGGTCGCTTGTTAATTGCCCATTTAGCTGCAACAAAGGCGACAAGCGCTAAATCTTTGCTGTGGTAGACATTTTCTGCCCTGAAAGAAAGTTCTGCGCGTTCAAACCAGTAGTAAGGAGTGCTACGGGGTACGTCCTCAAGATTGATTTTTAGATGCTCTGCAAGAAGCTTTAAAAACTCTTCCCCGTGATAAAAAGTATCTACTTCATAGAAATGTTTAAATGCTTGCCAGCGTTCACTAAACCCTTCACCCCGACCTGTAAAGCTACCGTAACGCCGTTTAAATCCTGCGAATGTCTCAACTATCTTTTGAGCATCGCTACTCATCACATTGAAATTAAAATGCTGTTTTAAAGTAGCTACCACTCGATACCAGGTGATATCAGCAATTTCTTTTCCTAACTCCCGTGAGTAGACTTGTTTTAGCTGATGATACTTAGCTATATATTGCTTTGTTGCCACATTATCTCCAAATAATTATTTACGTGTGTATAAAATTGATGCGTATTCCGGATGAATCCAAGGAATTTGATATAGGTAATTAGCTGAAAAGGGGTATTTGGTATAACCCGCAAGCTGAAACCTATCAATAACTCTGAAAAATCACTCAAAAAATTTCACTCATGTGTTTTTTCGTCGGCTATAACCACGCAATAACAAGGCTTGCCAGAGTTTCTGATATATTGACAAAATTCCTTTTACCCCTGTAAAAGCACCCTTTTTGGACTGGTTGACGCGCTTGTGCTTTTGCCTGTAGAGGCTTTCATGGTAGTAAATGTTACTAAGTCTTAAAACAAACTTTGCTGTATTGCTGTGGTTGTGATCGTTGCAAGATGCTGGTTGTAAAGACTCGGAATCTCGTAAACTTTGCGTAATACTTTGTCCCGATTGAGCTTTAAGTCAGCAGTTTTAGACTGACGCGGTAAAGGACGGAAATGATATTGTGTGTATTTGATACTGCCACTACTTGTTAAATATCTGTAGAGCATTCCATCAATCAAGTAAGTCTTGCTCATTGTTAACAGCGTGACGCATCTTACAAGCTCAAAATCAATCATTTTTGTAGCCTCCGTTTGCACACAAAAGAGCCTTACTTGTACCCTGGAAGATATCGATTGATGTATTGGATAAATGAGCTAATCTTTTCACGCCAAGTCTTGACACGGCTCATGTGCATTACTGGCTTTTGTTCTAGATACCTTTGCAACTGGTTATCGGTCAAAAAAGCTGGCTTTTCATTACAGTAACTATGTGATTGTAATAGTTCATCTACAGCCTGAATTGCGTCACCTAAAGTTACATCTGGGCAGTAATTCAGGACTTGAAATTCTTCAGAATCTCTAATTTCTCTCAGCCATCGTTCGGTAGCTTGTAAACGCCTAATCTGATTAGATGTCAGCATTATTTCACCTCTATTTGATAGTGAGCTAATTGCTTATAAACTGCGTAAATTGAGCTGCATGAATCCTAAGTACGTGATGCGACCACGCACAATTACCGCGACCGCAGATATAGAGCGGACGCAATGCATATATTGCTGTGAATAGTTAAATTGAATGCTGTCAAAACAGCGCTCGCAAGAAAAAGCAACCCTCAAAAGGAAACCGCCAGGAGCGTTTTGCACTTAGTCTTACTGCGTCTGCCTTAAGTTATTGACGTATTGATAATCTTGACAATACTATAGTAGCAGCAGGTACTGACAAGTGCAACTCCCTTTCAAAATTTTCTTATTAAGGCGACAATTGCTGACAAGCGATAGTACTTATATGTACCTGTAGAAATGCCTAGTAAAAAGCCGCGAGTCATGGTTTACCTTGACCCAGATCAGCACGAGTTTCTTAAGGAATGGGCTGAGAATGAGCATCGAACCGTTAACAACCTTATAACAATGCTGCTTGAGCAAGCGATAGAAAAGAAAAAGGGGGAAAAGGATAAATGACTAACGCGAGCGCGGAGAACAAAATTAGGAGGTAATTTGACCACAGAAGAACAACCAAGCGACGGGATAAAGCGATCTAAAGGTAAATTTGACCCTTTCAAAGAAACTAGGCAATGGTCAGCCGCAGTATCTGAGGAACGTTGTAAAAGAATAGCTAGGAATATAGGTAAGCGATTAGTCGAAATCATCGACACAGAAGACGAACCTCTACCAATTATTTGTATTTTTGAGGACTATCCAGATGACTGAGACAGCAACCCAAATACCATTAACCGCAATACTTCCCATGCTGGCAGCTATCAGCGAACGGGATTATCCACGTTTTAAAGAGCTTGAGATTAATTTTGCTTCTATTTACGGTGTAGAGGTGTGGGAGGATGTTTTTAATTTTCGTCTCAAGCCAGCACTAGACAAAGACTCTGACCGTTGGCTGTTAATTCAAAAATGTAGCAAGGGGTTCACAGTAAAGGATGTAGCTTGACGATGGAAATTTCCATACACCCATTAGGGAAACTCTTTCAAAAATGACGAAACCCGCTCGACCGGGAAGTTAAGCGGGTTCCATCATTTCGATATTTATCACGGGTAACTCCGAAACGAATTGTCTGTAGGAAGGACATTTTCGGAACCGCGATCGCATATCTATCATAACCAGTCCTGCGGTCGTGTTGCAATAAGGAGTTACCCGGATTTTGAAAAATCTGGAGTAAGAAAAGTGAATACTACACCAACAACTGCAACGCTGACTGCTAATAGACTTACAGACAGACACTATAAAGAGTGTGTAACAAAACGCGGCTTATGTCCTGAATGGATAGCCGCTAACTGTCGCTCAATGGACATTAAAGAAGCCACCCAGCGCTTAGGCTATCAAGCCCAATCACCTGGCATCTGGCTAGAAGGCAGCAACGGTTTTGGCCAGTACCGCCCCAACAAAGCCTGGAAAAACACCGACGAGAAAAAAGCCCCCAAGTATCGCACAGCCACAAAAGAAGAATATGACGCGATGCTACCCCGTCATCCCCACAATCCGCGCTACTGGGTGGATTTAGAAGCCCTTAAAGCCCTTTGCTATCACATCAACGGTCATCCTTGCTTACTTATCACTGAAGGGCTGTTTAAGGCAATCTGCGGCTGTTTTCACAACTTGCCCACAGTTGCCCTCCCTGGTGTCGAACAGGGCTTAACACCAGCCAAAAACGACCCCCAAGGCAAACGTTACCTAGTCGAGACCCTAGAATTCCTAGCCCGTGCTAATTTTGGCTGGATTATTGCCTTTGACGCGGACGATAGGGCTGTTACTAACAAAAATGTGATTGCCGCCCAAAGAAAACTAGCTCACCAATTAGCTAAGTTTAAAGTACCTGTGTACATCGCCACGGGCAACTGGAGTACAGCTGAGGGGAAAGGAATGGACGATTATATTCAAGCCAACGGCGACGACGCTTTTCGAGAGAAAGTGCTAGCTAAGGCTGTGAACTTAGAAGTTTGGGAACGTCAGTTCCGCGAAAGCGACTCGGACAACAAAATGTTGTCAGAATCAGCTTTTGCAGCATTTATCGCGGAAAATTACCGCAATCGCCTGGCTTGGCACGTAGCCAATAAAGCCTGGTACTGGTATGAAGCCGAACAAAAGCTGGGTGTTTGGGGTGAAATTCCCCATGAGGAAGCCCAAGATATTATCGTCACAGAATTGCGATCTCGCAGACCAGATTTTAGTTATCGCTTTGTCGCCAATACCCTGAATCTCCTTAAGGGGGATTTAAGAATTAATCACTGGGAGGTTTGTCCCGGCTTCATCTGCCTACAAGATTGTGTGCTGGATGTGAATACCCTGAAAACCTACCCCCACGCCCCTGGTTATCGAATGCTGACACAGTTGCCTTTTAAGTGGGCTGACCGCAGTGTCGGTTGTGACCCTATCAAGCAATGGCTACTGGAAGTTTGTGACGGTCAACTGCTGTGGGTAGAAGTAATTCGCGCTGCCATTAACGCGACGATTACCGAACGCGGTGGCAAGATGCAAAGGTATTTAGAGCTGATTGGCGCTGGCGGTACTGGGAAAGGCACAATCCTGAGACTGGTACAGGAATTAGTCGGTAAAGAAAACTACGCTATCACTACCCTCAAGCAACTAGAACAGAATCGCTTTGAGACGGCTTCCTTCTACGGCAAGAAATTAATTTGTATTACTGATTCAGAACGCTACACAGGTGATGTCAGTGTCTTTAAAGCTATCACCGGCTATGACGACCTGCGACATGAGAAAAAAGGAGTACAGCAAACTGGCAGTTTTAAATTTCATGGTGTGGTGATGGTAGCTGCCAATGAAGCGATGCAAAGCACGGATTACACTAACGCTACAGCTCGCCGTCGCCTGTCGATGCCGTTTAATCATGTAATCCCCCCACATCAGCGCCGGGACTTGATAGCGGAGTTTACGCCTTATCTGCCTGGTTTGCTGTCCTGGGTGCTAGAAATGCCCTTTGCCCAAGTTCAGGATTTCTTTGTGGATACAAATAGCAAAGTGCCGTCACTGGCTGCTTTTAGCAAAGAAATCCTGATGGAGACTAATCCTTTGGCGAATTGGGCTGATGAATGTTTGTACTATGACCCGAAGGCGATTACGGGTATTGGTGATATTAGCCAAAACCCCGAAGAGTTTCTTTATCCCAATTACGCGCAATGGGCGAGTAATAACGGGCAAGGAACGATGAATAAGCAACGGTTTTCTAGTACGTTGTTGAATTTGCTGAAAGCGCAATTGGGGATTGATGCTACTAAGCGCAAAACCAATAAGGGACGGTTTATTACTTGTGTTGGTATCCGCAAGCCAGGACAGAATTTCCCGTTGTTGATTTCTACTAGTGACGACCTTATTCAAAAAAGTGACGACCTAGTGAAGACAGAATTGACAACCCAAGTGACGACTGAAAGTATTGGTAGTGACGGATTTTTTACAAGTGACGACCTTTTGGCTCATGGAATCACAGAGGAGAGCAACGAATGCAGCTCGATGTTATCTCCTGTGGAGCAGAATGAGGGGGATAGGTCGTCACTGGAGGCAAATCCAACAACAGAAAGTGTTTTGGGTCGTCAAGAGGTCGTCACCGTGACGACCGATGAAGCGCAAAAGGTCGTCACTAGTCCATCTGTCACCCAGCAGATGATTAATAACTGGGATGATAGGTCGTCACTGGGTCAGCTGGTGCTGTCGCTAAGAGTTGAGGAATTACGTCAAGCGGTTGCTGGGTTTAATCATGACCAACTGCAACATATTAAGGATGCAGCTAATAGTGTGTGGCGACTGAGTGTAGATTCGTTAGCTGAGTATAATGGCGAACAAATTTACATTTGGGAGTGTGGGCAATCGAACGATGTTCGGATTGGGACTAAGACTCAGCCGGGGGTGAAAGTCCGCCGTGCTAATCTGCGTCCTTGGTTGGGAATTTGATGAACAATCGGGATTAAGCAACACTCTTAATGCCATTTCTTACTTTGGATATGAAAGCTGGACTCTTAAAGCTTTTGGAGAGCCAATACTGTGCATCGCTGTTGCCCGGTCGTACCTAAAGGCGATCGCGTGGGGGCATGAATGAAGTGAAAAGAGTTTGAGCTACCAATTACACGTTCTGGCTCATACGTAAACTGCTTCCCTTAACCCGGTTTTCTGCGGGAATGCTACTCATACTTCAGTATCAGTATATTTATATAAAGTAGTGTTCACATTTTTTGCTTAGGCTGGCACTCAATCCCGTAGAACAATATGCGCTTAATAGTACAACTTCTTTTTTTCATATTATTATTGGTAGCTCTATTGGTTATCGTTATTTCGATCAGGTCTCCATCTTATAATTCTTGGCAGTGGTTCACATCTAATAAATTTGAAATTGGCATTGGCATAGGGCTAGTTTTATGTACTACCTTATATATTTTCTACAAAAAGGAACAGAATCGGATATGGACAAGCCCCGACTGGCTAAAAAGAGAGTGGGTCTTTATTCTTATAAATTTACTTTTTTGGCTAATCTATCTTGTGTTAATCCCACTTAGTCCTATGAACAAATTGGAGCCTGAAGTAACGGTTAACTTATGTGGCTCTACTACACTTGGAGAAAGATTCGCTCCTCGGTTTATCGAAGCAATAGCTCAAAAAAATCATGCTATTAGCATCGAAAGTAAGGCGCAATTAGCTAATACCAAAGGCATATACACAATGGTTGATGCGGAATTTATAGTAATGCCAAACAAAGAGACTAACAACTTTTCTCAAGGGCTGTCTAGGGTAAGATTTATTATTGATGCTCAAGGAACTGAAGATGGATTTAAAAAGTTGATTAGTAAAAAATGCGATATAGCGATGGCATCAACTAGAGCTACTAAAAAATCTCAAGAAATGGAAAAATTTCCGGGAACAACAATAGGAAAAGATGCTATTGTAATCATCACAAATACAAAGGAAGACCAGTTGAGTTCTAATGAAATTAAGGATATATTTGAAGGAAAAAAGGATTCCTGGGATGTATTTTGTCGGGAAGAATCTGGGACAACTGAAGAACTTAAAATAGACTTAAAAATAGACAATTTTTCTAACTGTAATTTTGTCAATAACAATAGTCAAATGTTAGAAAAAGTCGCCGATAAGAATTCTAAGAAGACCATTGGCTATTTAAGCTACTCATTTCTAAGCAACTTAATCCAAGAAGTGGGAAAAGACTTTTATATAGTTAAAGTAGATGGAATTTCCCCCTTCCTTACATGGAAAAGAAATCCTTCTACAAATACCGACATCAAAGTAGATTTTAAATTTATTAATGATAAATATCCACTACAACGTAGGTTATACCTTTATACTCAGACGCAATTTATAAATGACAAATTAGAAAAGATTGTGGATTCGATGGTTCGTCAATTTGCACCTTCTGAAGATGGGCAGTCGATTCTTCAATCGGTCGGTTTTGTGAGTACAGCTAGTGAAAGTCTTTTAATTAACGATGGTTTAACCATAACAGATCCTACTGAGATGTTATCTAACCTAAAGGATATCTATGATTATATATATCACAACCGAATAACTTATCCTCCTGCCTACACTGTATTTTTGCCACAAAATGGGGATATTCCTGAACAAGAAGAAAAGAATAAATTAACTGATTGGTGGTTTGAAATTAGAAAACAACGACCAGAAAAGACACTGGTACTAATAGGTCATGCAAGCCCAAAAGGAGTATCTTCGCGTTACAACTTAGGCTTATCTCTCGAAAGGGCAAACCAAATAAAAAATATACTACAAGAAAAAAGTCCTTCTAACATGAGTGCTTATGCTTTAGGTTGGGATTATCCTATATTCACAGAGATAGAAAAAAATCGAAGGGTGGAAATTTACTTTCTAAGTACACTACAGGAGATTGATAATAAGCTAAAATCGGATAAAACTCCTAAAAATTAACCATAGAAAAATAGCATTTTTATAAACTTTCATGCTTAGATATGGTTCAAACACTCATTTTATAATTCAAAAATGTTGTTTTTCTTAGAACTGAGTTTAGATATGATATTTCAGTAGGACAGTGATTGCTTTATTATTGGGTGATTGCTAACTCACTGGAGTTTAGACTAGATAAGTTACACGAGTCTAAGTACGAGAGAAGAAGACAGACTTCAACCTCAGAAAATCTCACCCCCATAAACCATAGTAAAAACTCCCATCCCAAAATATTATCCTTCCCCAAAAACCCAAACACAGGTAGATGTCCCCGAGGAGCAGTGTCGAGGTCAAAAGTTAACTTGGAATAATGCAACCATCTCCCATTCTTCCGCCAGCCAACACTATCACCGAACTTTTTGTTAGTTTCTTCATCTACTTTTTCCCCGACTTCCTGCCAAATTTTCTTCTGAATACTGAAGCCAAATCGACTTTTACTGTAATATTGCCAGAGTTGGTCAATGGTGTGTAAGTCTTCACAGGGAAAGCTCCTGATGTCTTCTCTTGTCACATCTTTCCAGCTATCTTTGTAGATCACCTTTAGCATTTTATCGGCTGTTTCTTGGTCTGCTTCCCTCCATTTTCCGTCTGCTAGAAGATCGCGGAGTTTAGTGTAGTCAATATCCTTGTCACTTTTGAGTTCTACCGCTTGACTTAATTTGGTAACTTTTTTAACATTTACTAGTTTTGTTGACTCTTTTTCTCCTAATTTTTGTTGCAGAGACTGGATGGTTTCTGATTGTTCAAAGATGTGGGAGTGCAGAAGTGTTAATTGTTGTTCTAGCTGATTAATTTTAGAGTGAAGTTGTTTGATTTCACTTTGATGTTGAGAATCTGGTGGAATATCATTGACACCTTTCTCATATTTTATTTTGCGTACAATAGCATTTAACTGAGGTGCGTCTTTACTTCCTTCAAAACTTGATTGTAGTTGCAAGGAAAGTTTATAAATGGCGGTTTCTAATTTTCTTTTTTGTAATAAATCAATCAGTTCTATGACAAAATCATGCGTAGTCAGTGTCCAAATGGCACTCAATTCTGCTGGGTTAATATCTATTTCTATACATAAAGCTCTCCGGCGTTCTGGATCAGCGCGGTGACTGAATTCTAAAAGTTTTCTCAGAGTTTGAATATCTGAATCATTCAGGTCTTCTAGAGACATATTAATGTTTGATTAAAATTTGTGGTTACTAAATCAAACTATTAAGAGTTGATTTTAGTCATAATTACTCCTAGTTTAGAATGATATGCTCCCTGTTGAAAATCAGATACTAATTTTTTACATAGTTTATTAATAGAACTTTCTAGTTTGCGTTTGTGTAGTATATCGATAAGTTCAATGGCAAAGTCATTTTCACTCAGCATTGAGATAGCGTTCAAATCTCCGGAATTAATGCCAATTTCAATACATAATGCTTTGCGTCTATCAGCAGCAGCACGTCCACTCAATTGTAAAAGCTCTCGTAATGTTTCAATATCTTGGTCATCCAGTTCCTGTTTGGTTGCGATTGGGGGATTATTAATTGGAGAATTATTTACAGAGGCAGATTGCATGGATTGTTTATTTATCTGCATAACAGGAATTTGACCTTGAGAAATATCTTCTAACTGAATCGCCACTAAAGCTTCATCAAAAGCTCGTTGAAATACATCTAAATTATCTGGATACTCATAACCTAAAGCATCATAAAATCCTTTGGAGAAAGCTATGGCAGCTTTGTCTTGAATCTCCTGATTCATGCCTATGGCATAATTAATGTATTGGCTGATAGCTGTAGCAGATTTAGCGGAGTGACAGGCATTTAGTAGCACACATTGTACATAATCTGCATGTAATTTGAACAGTTGTGCTAATCCCTCTGGCTTCACAAGCTTGTTACGATCCCCATCATCTTCTAATAACAAGCTACCATCTTCTAAGCCGTGTCCGCAGAAATGGACAATCTGGGGACGTTCCTCAGCGAACGCGCGGCGAATATCTTGGGGACATACAGCCGTTCTGGGGCAAATTTCAAATTTATCTCGTTTTGCAGCTCGTCGGATACACTCTTCTATTTCTTTAATTTCTTTATCTAAGCGTAAACCGTGGGGGATTGCT containing:
- a CDS encoding DUF3854 domain-containing protein; this encodes MNTTPTTATLTANRLTDRHYKECVTKRGLCPEWIAANCRSMDIKEATQRLGYQAQSPGIWLEGSNGFGQYRPNKAWKNTDEKKAPKYRTATKEEYDAMLPRHPHNPRYWVDLEALKALCYHINGHPCLLITEGLFKAICGCFHNLPTVALPGVEQGLTPAKNDPQGKRYLVETLEFLARANFGWIIAFDADDRAVTNKNVIAAQRKLAHQLAKFKVPVYIATGNWSTAEGKGMDDYIQANGDDAFREKVLAKAVNLEVWERQFRESDSDNKMLSESAFAAFIAENYRNRLAWHVANKAWYWYEAEQKLGVWGEIPHEEAQDIIVTELRSRRPDFSYRFVANTLNLLKGDLRINHWEVCPGFICLQDCVLDVNTLKTYPHAPGYRMLTQLPFKWADRSVGCDPIKQWLLEVCDGQLLWVEVIRAAINATITERGGKMQRYLELIGAGGTGKGTILRLVQELVGKENYAITTLKQLEQNRFETASFYGKKLICITDSERYTGDVSVFKAITGYDDLRHEKKGVQQTGSFKFHGVVMVAANEAMQSTDYTNATARRRLSMPFNHVIPPHQRRDLIAEFTPYLPGLLSWVLEMPFAQVQDFFVDTNSKVPSLAAFSKEILMETNPLANWADECLYYDPKAITGIGDISQNPEEFLYPNYAQWASNNGQGTMNKQRFSSTLLNLLKAQLGIDATKRKTNKGRFITCVGIRKPGQNFPLLISTSDDLIQKSDDLVKTELTTQVTTESIGSDGFFTSDDLLAHGITEESNECSSMLSPVEQNEGDRSSLEANPTTESVLGRQEVVTVTTDEAQKVVTSPSVTQQMINNWDDRSSLGQLVLSLRVEELRQAVAGFNHDQLQHIKDAANSVWRLSVDSLAEYNGEQIYIWECGQSNDVRIGTKTQPGVKVRRANLRPWLGI
- a CDS encoding phosphate ABC transporter substrate-binding/OmpA family protein; this encodes MNKLEPEVTVNLCGSTTLGERFAPRFIEAIAQKNHAISIESKAQLANTKGIYTMVDAEFIVMPNKETNNFSQGLSRVRFIIDAQGTEDGFKKLISKKCDIAMASTRATKKSQEMEKFPGTTIGKDAIVIITNTKEDQLSSNEIKDIFEGKKDSWDVFCREESGTTEELKIDLKIDNFSNCNFVNNNSQMLEKVADKNSKKTIGYLSYSFLSNLIQEVGKDFYIVKVDGISPFLTWKRNPSTNTDIKVDFKFINDKYPLQRRLYLYTQTQFINDKLEKIVDSMVRQFAPSEDGQSILQSVGFVSTASESLLINDGLTITDPTEMLSNLKDIYDYIYHNRITYPPAYTVFLPQNGDIPEQEEKNKLTDWWFEIRKQRPEKTLVLIGHASPKGVSSRYNLGLSLERANQIKNILQEKSPSNMSAYALGWDYPIFTEIEKNRRVEIYFLSTLQEIDNKLKSDKTPKN
- a CDS encoding GUN4 domain-containing protein translates to MSLEDLNDSDIQTLRKLLEFSHRADPERRRALCIEIDINPAELSAIWTLTTHDFVIELIDLLQKRKLETAIYKLSLQLQSSFEGSKDAPQLNAIVRKIKYEKGVNDIPPDSQHQSEIKQLHSKINQLEQQLTLLHSHIFEQSETIQSLQQKLGEKESTKLVNVKKVTKLSQAVELKSDKDIDYTKLRDLLADGKWREADQETADKMLKVIYKDSWKDVTREDIRSFPCEDLHTIDQLWQYYSKSRFGFSIQKKIWQEVGEKVDEETNKKFGDSVGWRKNGRWLHYSKLTFDLDTAPRGHLPVFGFLGKDNILGWEFLLWFMGVRFSEVEVCLLLSYLDSCNLSSLNSSELAITQ
- a CDS encoding CHAT domain-containing protein produces the protein MVRGQDTQSQKILILAAIPHGLRLDKEIKEIEECIRRAAKRDKFEICPRTAVCPQDIRRAFAEERPQIVHFCGHGLEDGSLLLEDDGDRNKLVKPEGLAQLFKLHADYVQCVLLNACHSAKSATAISQYINYAIGMNQEIQDKAAIAFSKGFYDALGYEYPDNLDVFQRAFDEALVAIQLEDISQGQIPVMQINKQSMQSASVNNSPINNPPIATKQELDDQDIETLRELLQLSGRAAADRRKALCIEIGINSGDLNAISMLSENDFAIELIDILHKRKLESSINKLCKKLVSDFQQGAYHSKLGVIMTKINS